Proteins from a genomic interval of Lolium perenne isolate Kyuss_39 chromosome 1, Kyuss_2.0, whole genome shotgun sequence:
- the LOC139833050 gene encoding uncharacterized protein, which produces MASSSTSSGTTTIGAPPAMKLTRVNFLYWQTQVLPTLRGARVMGLLEGTDVAPSETLEAEDENQKKVSVPNPAYDAWVTKDQQVVSFLVNSLSEDVLPHVFGLHHAVDVWRALHNMYSTQSKSRVSKLRGALTHTKKLDLTAQQYITKMKGFASELAAAGKTVDDDELKDYILNDLDGSFNSLVAAINVVPSTSLNDMCSQLLSCETRDAMLQSTGQGHGGFSSSDNAASRRPSYGPTPPRPFPSPSYNPPPPPYQPPYMSSTPAYQAPYAPPPYQQPYMPPPYQPHPTYHHYPHPYMPPAPYQQPYMPPPMRPPQQPPRQPTPPQNRGQPKPEQQRRPKGGRGKKDRVATPWQEGVLYQICKKEGHQKLVTVGGAMVMMMMRTLPQTTPKVHMVLIPIGYIDTGATNHVTGQLNKLQALSIMSHALMLINKMVLLNANTVTLLKWLLLHILKMNLLKILKKLLKTAHQIMPQISQTAQHKMLAAAIPRLILGSNQSPSGPVLTASSAPGSNERAASGPLQPAGATSRLETSPAPASAGAPQSSAATSPPSPSPAEPGRAPPLHAGPPVFSTEQDTAAHHDDSANDEADSDSAAASSAPDDPPGSSAPATGEPTKLNEALADPNWKLAMQDEYDALLANDTWHLVPPNSTKNVIDYKWVYRIKKHADGTVDRYKACLVAKGFKQRYGIDYEDTFSPVVKIATIRLVLSIAVSRGWSLRQLDVKNAFSHGVLEEEVYMKQPPGFESSATPNYICRLDKALYGLKQAPRAWYSRLSSKLYTLGFLPSNADTSLFLYNKAGLTVYILIYVDDIIVTSSSNQAISALLHNLSSEFALKDLGDLHYFLGLEIHPQSNGLLMTQEKYATDLLTRVGMSSCTPCPTPLSPTDTLALTDGSPLGPDDITRYRSIVGGLQYLTMTRPDIAFSVNKVCQYLHAPTIVHWTDVKRILRYIQGKSRVGLTFQRSPSTLLSVYSDADWAGDLDDRHSTGGFAIFFGPNLISWSARKQPTVSRSSTEAEYKAIANATAELIWVEALTRELGVKLKEKPCLWCDNLGATYLSANPVFHARTKHIEIDFFFVRERVARKQLDVRFISSKDQIADGFTKALCTKKLNEFKRNLNLSQV; this is translated from the exons ATGGCGTCGTCATCTACTTCGTCCGGGACGACCACCATTGGTGCCCCGCCGGCCATGAAGTTGACCCGTGTAAATTTCCTCTACTGGCAGACTCAAGTTCTGCCCACATTACGCGGTGCTCGGGTCATGGGACTTCTTGAAGGAACTGATGTCGCCCCATCTGAAACTTTGGAGGCTGAAGATGAGAATCAGAAGAAAGTTTCTGTTCCAAACCCGGCCTATGATGCTTGGGTCACCAAAGATCAACAGGTGGTCAGTTTTCTTGTCAATTCCCTCTCTGAGGATGTGCTGCCCCATGTTTTTGGTCTTCATCATGCCGTCGATGTGTGGCGTGCTCTGCATAATATGTACTCTACACAGTCCAAGTCTCGGGTCTCTAAACTCCGTGGTGCTCTCACCCACACCAAGAAGCTAGATCTGACCGCCCAACAATACATCACCAAGATGAAAGGCTTTGCCTCCGAACTCGCTGCTGCCGGGAAAACAGTTGACGATGATGAGCTTAAGGATTATATCTTGAACGATCTTGATGGCTCGTTCAACAGCTTAGTTGCCGCCATTAACGTTGTTCCCTCCACCTCTCTCAATGACATGTGCTCTCAATTACTGTCCTGTGAGACTCGTGATGCTATGCTGCAATCTACTGGTCAAGGCCATGGGGGTTTTTCATCATCTGACAATGCTGCTTCTCGGCGTCCTTCCTATGGACCTACACCTCCACGCCCTTTCCCTTCTCCATCATACAACCCACCTCCGCCCCCTTACCAGCCACCATACATGTCTTCCACACCTGCCTATCAAGCACCCTATGCTCCTCCACCATACCAGCAGCCATATATGCCTCCGCCATACCAGCCACATCCCACCTACCATCACTACCCACACCCATACATGCCACCCGCACCTTACCAACAGCCTTACATGCCACCACCTATGCGTCCGCCCCAACAACCACCCCGCCAGCCCACACCTCCCCAAAACCGTGGTCAACCCAAGCCGGAGCAGCAGCGTCGGCCCAAAGGGGGGCGAGGGAAGAAGGACCGTGTAGCTACGCCTTGGCAGGAGGGTGTTCTCTATCAGATATGCAAGAAGGAAGGGCATCAAAAGCTAGTGACTGTTGGTGGCgctatggtgatgatgatgatgaggacacTCCCCCAGACCACACCAAAGGTGCATATGGTGTTGATACCAATTGGGTACATTGACACTGGAGCTACAAACCATGTTACTGGACAACTCAATAAACTTCAA GCATTGTCCATCATGTCTCATGCCCTCATGCTCATCAACAAAATGGTTCTGCTGAACGCAAACACCGTCACATTGTTGAA GTGGCTGCTCCTACACATTCTAAAGATGAATCTCCTCAAAATTCTGAAGAAACTGTTGAAAACAGCACATCAAATAATGCCACAGATCAGTCAAACAGCACAGCATAAAATGCTAGCAGCAGCAATCCCGAGGCTGATTCTGGGCAGCAATCAATCGCCCTCGGGTCCCGTGCTGACAGCTTCTTCTGCGCCGGGCTCCAACGAACGTGCGGCGTCCGGTCCGCTCCAACCAGCTGGCGCCACATCGCGGCTGGAGACGTCGCCCGCCCCCGCGTCGGCTGGCGCGCCCCAGTCTTCCGCTGccacgtcgccgccgtccccttcTCCTGCTGAGCCTGGCCGCGCACCACCCCTGCATGCCGGGCCTCCTGTCTTTTCTACCGAACAGGACACTGCTGCCCATCACGATGATTCAGCCAATGATGAGGCTGACAGCGACAGTGCTGCTGCCTCCTCTGCCCCTGATGATCCCCCCGGATCTTCTGCTCCGGCTACTG GAGAACCAACAAAACTCAATGAGGCTTTAGCTGACCCAAACTGGAAGCTAGCTATGCAAGATGAATATGATGCTCTTCTTGCAAATGACACCTGGCATCTTGTACCTCCGAACTCCACCAAAAATGTTATTGACTACAAGTGGGTCTATCGCATTAAGAAACATGCTGATGGTACAGTGGACAGGTACAAAGCCTGTCTTGTGGCAAAAGGATTCAAGCAACGGTATGGTATAGACTATGAAGATACTTTTAGTCCTGTTGTTAAGATTGCTACTATTCGCCTTGTTCTATCTATAGCAGTCTCTAGAGGATGGAGCTTACGGCAGCTAGATGTTAAGAATGCGTTTtcacatggtgttctggaagaggaagttTACATGAAGCAACCACCTGGTTTTGAGTCTTCCGCTACTCCAAATTATATTTGCAGACTTGACAAGGCTTTATATGGTCTGAAACAGGCTCCTCGTGCTTGGTACTCTCGGCTCAGTTCCAAGCTCTACACCCTTGGTTTTCTTCCGTCTAATGCTGATACTTCTTTGTTCTTATATAACAAGGCAGGTCTCACTGTGTACATTCTTATTTATGTCGATGACATCATAGTGACGAGTTCCTCTAATCAGGCCATCTCAGCTCTTCTTCATAATTTGAGTTCAGAGTTTGCTCTTAAGGATCTTGGGGACCTTCATTATTTTCTAGGACTCGAAattcatccacagtccaatggctTGCTCATGACTCAGGAAAAATATGCTACAGATTTATTGACACGTGTTGGTATGAGCTCCTGCACGCCATGTCCTACACCACTTTCTCCTACTGATACGCTGGCCTTGACTGATGGTTCTCCTCTTGGCCCTGATGATATTACTAGATACCGGAGTATTGTTGGTGGTCTTCAGTACTTGACAATGACTAGACCTGATATTGCTTTTTCGGTTAATAAGGTATGTCAGTATCTTCATGCTCCCACAATTGTACATTGGACTGATGTCAAGAGGATTTTGAGGTATATTCAGGGCAAAAGCCGAGTTGGTCTCACTTTTCAGAGGTCTCCTTCCACTCTTCTTAGTGTTTATTCTGATGCAGACTGGGCGGGTGATTTAGATGACAGACACTCAACTGGTggatttgctatcttttttggtcCAAATCTTATTTCTTGGAGTGCTAGGAAACAACCTACTGTGTCTCGTTCTAGCACAGAGGCTGAGTATAAAGCAATTGCAAATGCCACTGCTGAGCTTATATGGGTTGAAGCTCTTACTCGAGAACTAGGTGTGAAACTCAAGGAAAAACCATGCTTATGGTGTGATAATCTTGGGGCCACCTATCTGTCTGCTAATCCAGTTTTCCATGCTCGCACTAAGCATATTGAGATTGATTTTTTCTTTGTTAGAGAACGAGTTGCTCGCAAGCAACTTGATGTCAGGTTTATTTCTAGCAAGGATCAAATTGCTGATGGTTTTACCAAAGCTTTATGTACTAAGAAACTTAATGAGTTTAAGCGTAATCTAAACCTCTCCCAGGTCTAG
- the LOC127305525 gene encoding non-specific lipid-transfer protein 2P, with translation MAKAAAMLVLVVLVVTAGGASAAQCDASNLAVCAGPILTGSTPSASCCSSLRAQRGCFCQYARNPAYAVYIKSANARKTLKTCGVAIPRC, from the coding sequence atggcgaaggcggcggcgatgtTGGTCCTGGTGGTGCTTGTGGTGACAGCGGGCGGCGCCTCGGCGGCTCAGTGCGACGCGAGTAATCTGGCGGTGTGCGCCGGCCCGATCCTCACCGGGTCCACCCCGTCGGCGTCGTGCTGCTCCAGCCTGCGCGCGCAGCGGGGATGCTTCTGCCAGTACGCGCGCAACCCGGCGTACGCCGTCTACATTAAAAGCGCCAACGCCCGCAAGACCCTCAAGACCTGCGGCGTTGCCATCCCGCGCTGCtag